GCGACTCTCCTGGGGACCAGCGAGATTTCTGTGCCGGCCGAAGAGGGGATTCGGACGGTCCGCGACTTGCGGAATTGGCTGGCCTATCGTCATGGGAAGTTGGGGCCACTCATGAACCAGATTCGGGTGGCCGTTAATCACCGATTTGCCGCCGATGATACGCCCCTTGGACCGGATGACGAGATCGCGCTCATTGGAAAGGTGTCGGGAGGATGACAGTTCGGGTAGCGATTTGTGACGGTCCACTGGCTGAGACAGCTCGCATTCAGACCACAGGCGATGACGGAGCCGTGGTGGTCTTTGAAGGGATCGTCCGCCGGCTGGAAGAGGGGCGGCCAATTTCGGGGCTGACTTACGAGGTCTACTCTCCCATGGCAGAAAACCTCCTCAAGG
This is a stretch of genomic DNA from Thermogutta terrifontis. It encodes these proteins:
- a CDS encoding MoaD/ThiS family protein, which codes for MDQVDQIKQGTSGSLRVLLFGAEATLLGTSEISVPAEEGIRTVRDLRNWLAYRHGKLGPLMNQIRVAVNHRFAADDTPLGPDDEIALIGKVSGG